In Camelus bactrianus isolate YW-2024 breed Bactrian camel chromosome 18, ASM4877302v1, whole genome shotgun sequence, one DNA window encodes the following:
- the LOC141573924 gene encoding LOW QUALITY PROTEIN: olfactory receptor 2C1-like (The sequence of the model RefSeq protein was modified relative to this genomic sequence to represent the inferred CDS: inserted 1 base in 1 codon) codes for MERANSSSLEGSILLGVSDHPQLEMIFFVIILFSYLLTVVGNSTIILLSSLDVQLHTPMYFFLSNLSSLDLAFTTSSVPQMLINLWGSDKTISYGGCVTQLYVFLWLGATECILLVVMAFDRYVAVCRPLHYATIVNPRLCWLLAAIAWLGGLGNSVIQSTFTLQLPLCGHRRVDNFLCEVPAMIKLACGDTSLNEAVLNGVCTFFTAVPLSIILISYCYIAQAVLKIRSAEGRRKAFNTCLSHLVVVLLFYGSXIYGYLLPAKSSNQDQGKFISLFCCVVTPTVNPLIYTLRNKEVKGSLRRLLGRGREVS; via the exons ATGGAAAGGGCCAACAGCAGCTCCCTGGAGGGCTCCATTCTGTTGGGTGTGTCTGACCATCCCCAGCTGGAGATGATCTTTTTTGTCATCATCCTCTTCTCCTACTTGCTGACCGTAGTTGGGAACTCAACCATCATCCTGCTTTCCAGCCTGGATGTCCAGCTCCACacacccatgtacttcttcctcagcAACCTCTCCTCCCTGGACCTTGCCTTTACTACTAGCTCTGTCCCCCAGATGCTAATCAACTTATGGGGATCAGACAAGACCATCAGCTATGGTGGCTGTGTGACCCAactctatgttttcctctggctAGGGGCTACTGAGTGCATCCTGCTGGTGGTGATGGCGTTTGACCGCTACGTCGCAGTGTGCCGGCCTCTGCACTATGCCACCATTGTGAACCCTCGGctctgctggctgctggctgccaTTGCCTGGTTAGGGGGCTTGGGCAACTCTGTGATCCAGTCAACATTCACCCTGCAGCTCCCTCTGTGTGGGCATCGGCGTGTGGACAACTTCCTGTGTGAGGTGCCTGCTATGATCAAACTGGCCTGTGGAGACACAAGTCTCAATGAAGCCGTGCTCAACGGTGTCTGCACCTTCTTCACGGCTGTCCCACTAAGCATCATCCTGATCTCCTACTGCTACATAGCTCAGGCAGTGCTGAAGATCCGCTCGGCCGAGGGACGGAGAAAGGCCTTTAACACGTGCCTCTCCCATCTGGTGGTGGTGCTGCTCTTCTACGGCT GCATCTATGGGTATCTGCTTCCAGCTAAGTCCAGCAACCAGGACCAGGGCAAATTCATTTCCCTCTTCTGCTGTGTAGTCACACCCACGGTGAACCCTCTCATCTACACGCTGAGGAACAAGGAGGTGAAGGGGTCACTGAGGAggctgctggggaggggaagagaagtcAGCTGA